In Deinococcus psychrotolerans, a genomic segment contains:
- the mutS gene encoding DNA mismatch repair protein MutS: MTGTISALTLDPQRGKLRGNGSGKLPPMLEQYVALRDEIEAQHSGALLLFQCGDFFETFGEDAERASRLLNIALTHKSSKDFSTPMAGIPIRTLDSFVERLLGKGVCVAVAEQMELAGAGLVERKVTQLLTPGTVTEERHLTADENYLAAVATGDGYALALLDVSTGEFRCAAFGSRTALYDELSRWRAREVLLAPELSENAALLSDFKSRFPLMLSHGNFEDEACRGALVAVLGEVPGVLEQHSGLTRACGAVLNYARSIHAGVQGGDLKMVRRLSRFEPGAQMRLSEWALRALEIFTAQSPQGRTLMDALGETRTAGGRRRLRAWLRSPLLDRLSLEARLDAVEALTRASDLRGGVRALLYRAHDLERLAARVASARATPREVASLARTLELLPDAADLLSSVSGAGLLPGVRARLGALPDVVRLIRSALVDEPPIRASDGGLIREGFHAGLDGLRTEALGHRAWLAELERSERERTGIGSLKVGYNNVFGYFLEVTAAHLSKVPADYRQIATLKDRARFTRPDLREREREIARLEQAAERLEVEVFTELRAGLSGHAEALSEAAGALSELDVLCALSEIAATRAWTRPQTLEDTDQTVTLRQARHPVVELVSSGTFVPNDAELSPSRRTLLLTGPNMAGKSTYLRTVAICALLHQIGSFVPADAAHLPIFDSIHTRIGASDDLAGGRSTFMVEMHELAGILHHATPKSLIILDEIGRGTSTLDGLAIAQAALEHLHDTGAYTLFATHYFELTRLEGQLPGLINLHVAAEEDAGALTFYHQVVAGAASQSYGVEVARLAGLPARVTTRAAALLSGLNARDESKGKALHAELGALDLTRLTPLKALATLHKWQGEL; this comes from the coding sequence ATGACGGGAACCATTTCGGCGCTCACGCTTGATCCGCAGCGCGGCAAACTCAGGGGAAACGGCTCCGGTAAGCTTCCGCCAATGCTGGAGCAATACGTGGCGCTGCGCGACGAAATCGAAGCCCAGCATTCGGGAGCGCTGCTGCTGTTTCAGTGCGGCGATTTTTTTGAGACTTTTGGCGAGGACGCCGAACGCGCTTCCCGCCTGCTCAACATCGCCCTGACCCACAAGAGCAGCAAGGACTTCTCGACCCCGATGGCCGGAATCCCGATTCGCACGCTCGACAGCTTCGTCGAACGTCTGCTGGGCAAAGGCGTCTGCGTCGCGGTGGCCGAGCAGATGGAACTTGCCGGCGCGGGCCTAGTGGAGCGCAAAGTCACTCAGCTGCTGACCCCCGGCACCGTCACCGAGGAGCGCCACCTGACCGCCGACGAGAACTATCTGGCGGCGGTGGCGACCGGCGACGGCTACGCGCTGGCGCTGCTCGACGTCTCGACCGGCGAGTTCCGCTGTGCCGCGTTCGGCAGCCGCACGGCCCTTTACGACGAACTCAGCCGCTGGCGGGCCAGAGAAGTGCTGCTGGCCCCCGAACTTTCCGAAAACGCCGCGCTCCTGAGCGATTTCAAATCGAGATTCCCGCTGATGCTCTCGCACGGCAACTTTGAAGACGAGGCTTGCCGAGGAGCGTTGGTGGCGGTACTGGGCGAGGTGCCCGGCGTTTTGGAGCAGCATTCGGGCCTGACCAGAGCTTGCGGCGCGGTGCTGAACTACGCCCGCAGCATCCACGCAGGGGTGCAGGGCGGAGACCTCAAGATGGTGCGCCGCCTGAGCCGCTTTGAACCTGGAGCGCAGATGCGCCTGAGCGAATGGGCGCTCAGAGCGCTGGAAATCTTTACGGCCCAGTCGCCGCAGGGCCGCACCCTGATGGACGCGCTGGGCGAAACGCGCACGGCGGGTGGGCGGCGCAGGTTGCGGGCGTGGCTGCGCTCACCGCTGCTCGACCGTCTCAGCTTGGAGGCCCGTTTGGACGCGGTGGAAGCCCTGACCCGTGCCAGCGATTTGCGCGGCGGCGTGCGGGCACTCCTCTACCGCGCCCACGATCTGGAGCGCTTGGCTGCCCGCGTCGCTTCGGCCCGCGCCACACCCCGCGAAGTGGCTTCGCTGGCCCGCACCTTAGAACTCCTTCCTGACGCCGCCGATTTGCTGAGTTCGGTGAGTGGCGCAGGGCTGCTGCCGGGCGTGCGGGCAAGGCTAGGCGCGTTGCCGGACGTGGTGCGCCTGATCCGCTCTGCCCTGGTAGACGAACCGCCTATTCGGGCTTCCGACGGGGGACTGATCCGCGAGGGCTTTCACGCCGGGCTGGACGGCCTGCGAACCGAGGCGCTGGGCCACCGCGCTTGGCTGGCCGAGCTGGAACGCAGTGAGCGCGAGCGCACCGGCATCGGTAGCCTCAAGGTCGGCTACAACAACGTCTTCGGCTACTTTCTGGAAGTCACGGCGGCGCACCTTTCCAAAGTGCCTGCCGATTACCGCCAGATCGCCACCCTCAAAGACCGCGCCCGCTTTACCCGGCCCGATTTACGCGAGCGTGAGCGCGAAATTGCCCGCCTGGAGCAGGCCGCCGAGCGGCTGGAAGTGGAAGTATTCACCGAACTCCGCGCCGGCCTCTCCGGCCACGCCGAGGCGCTCAGTGAAGCCGCCGGAGCCTTGAGCGAACTCGACGTGCTGTGCGCCCTTTCCGAAATCGCCGCCACCCGCGCTTGGACGCGCCCGCAGACCTTGGAGGACACCGACCAAACCGTGACCCTGCGCCAAGCCCGACATCCGGTGGTGGAGCTGGTCAGTAGCGGCACCTTCGTGCCCAACGACGCCGAACTCTCGCCGAGTCGCCGCACCCTGCTGCTGACTGGGCCGAATATGGCCGGCAAAAGCACCTACCTCCGCACCGTGGCCATCTGCGCCCTGCTTCACCAGATCGGCTCGTTCGTCCCCGCCGATGCGGCCCACCTCCCCATCTTCGACAGCATCCACACCCGTATCGGCGCGTCGGACGATCTGGCAGGCGGGCGTTCAACATTCATGGTGGAGATGCACGAACTGGCGGGCATCTTGCATCACGCCACGCCCAAATCGCTGATTATTCTGGACGAAATCGGGCGCGGCACGTCCACTTTAGACGGCCTCGCCATCGCGCAGGCGGCGCTGGAACACCTGCATGACACGGGCGCGTACACCCTGTTCGCCACCCATTATTTTGAGCTGACCCGCCTCGAAGGCCAGCTGCCCGGTTTGATCAACCTCCACGTCGCTGCCGAGGAAGACGCCGGGGCGCTGACTTTCTACCATCAGGTGGTTGCTGGGGCGGCCAGCCAAAGCTACGGTGTGGAAGTGGCCCGCTTGGCCGGGTTGCCCGCCCGCGTGACTACCCGCGCCGCTGCGCTCCTCAGCGGCCTGAACGCCCGTGACGAGAGCAAAGGGAAGGCCTTACACGCCGAACTAGGGGCGCTGGATTTGACGCGCCTCACACCGTTGAAGGCTTTGGCGACGCTGCACAAGTGGCAGGGGGAGCTGTGA
- a CDS encoding sensor domain-containing diguanylate cyclase produces the protein MQAAPLPESEYARLMALARYSILDSAPEESFDRLTALVAEVLKVPIVLINFVDQFRQWGKSCVGMETSTELREVSFCSWTILSNEVMIVEDAANDPRFEGNPLVVGEPHISFYAGVPLVTPDGHALGSLCVIDTQAHPFGERELLMLKIFGAVVMEALELRVNQLELSRQVAASAAQVDELRRTAAHAQTLAAIADLFDTDLEPAKAAQMSAELLSQAVEVDWAGLVLHSGAELELVTGWQYSSEAAKLKLAVDQSLSAYRQGVSGTAAQKQKAAFIDDYPAHPNALPDFIERGVQAMAVLPLGSYQDGQYVLVTLRLQPRPWRSSDRALCEAAARSIQALLERQAHLKQVEEAAGQDSLTSLGNRRAFNQAMAVLDELTEPYGVLVADLDGLKLVNDHEGHARGDALLMKFASEMQAQFMPQGKVYRFGGDEFAVLWPNLTPLAEEEALGRVQRAVQRLRTAGFTKAGASAGVAYHPRGAEPQDAAALLELADSRMYEAKRRKRAVRAS, from the coding sequence ATGCAAGCGGCTCCCCTCCCCGAATCTGAATACGCACGGTTGATGGCTCTGGCCCGCTACAGCATTCTGGATTCCGCGCCCGAAGAGAGCTTTGACCGGCTCACGGCTTTGGTGGCAGAAGTCTTGAAAGTGCCTATCGTGCTGATTAATTTTGTAGATCAGTTTCGCCAGTGGGGAAAATCATGTGTTGGCATGGAGACCAGCACGGAGCTCCGTGAAGTGTCGTTTTGCAGTTGGACGATCTTGAGTAACGAAGTGATGATCGTCGAAGACGCTGCCAATGATCCGCGTTTTGAAGGCAATCCGCTGGTGGTGGGTGAGCCGCACATCTCTTTTTACGCCGGCGTGCCGCTGGTCACCCCAGATGGACACGCCCTCGGGTCGCTGTGCGTTATCGACACCCAGGCGCATCCTTTCGGTGAGCGGGAACTGCTGATGCTCAAAATCTTCGGCGCGGTGGTGATGGAGGCGCTGGAACTGCGGGTCAACCAACTGGAACTCAGCCGCCAAGTGGCCGCCAGCGCCGCGCAAGTCGATGAGTTGCGCCGTACAGCAGCCCACGCCCAAACGCTGGCAGCCATCGCCGACCTCTTTGACACCGATCTGGAACCGGCCAAAGCCGCTCAGATGAGCGCCGAGTTGCTCAGCCAAGCGGTGGAAGTCGATTGGGCGGGGCTGGTACTGCATAGCGGCGCGGAGCTCGAGTTGGTGACAGGCTGGCAGTACAGCAGCGAAGCCGCAAAACTAAAACTGGCCGTGGATCAAAGCCTCAGCGCTTACCGTCAGGGCGTGAGCGGCACGGCAGCCCAAAAGCAAAAGGCGGCTTTTATAGACGATTACCCCGCTCATCCGAACGCTCTGCCCGACTTTATCGAGCGCGGCGTGCAGGCAATGGCGGTGTTGCCGCTGGGCAGCTACCAAGATGGGCAGTACGTTTTGGTCACGCTCAGGCTACAGCCCCGGCCTTGGCGCAGCAGTGACCGGGCGCTGTGCGAAGCGGCGGCCCGAAGCATTCAGGCTTTACTGGAGCGCCAAGCTCACCTCAAACAAGTTGAAGAAGCGGCGGGCCAAGACAGCTTGACCAGCCTCGGCAACCGCCGCGCCTTCAATCAAGCGATGGCCGTTTTGGACGAACTGACCGAGCCTTACGGTGTCTTGGTGGCCGATCTAGACGGCCTCAAGCTGGTCAACGATCACGAAGGCCACGCACGTGGTGACGCGCTCTTGATGAAGTTTGCCAGCGAGATGCAGGCGCAATTTATGCCGCAGGGCAAGGTCTACCGCTTCGGCGGCGATGAATTTGCGGTGCTGTGGCCCAATCTCACGCCGCTGGCTGAGGAAGAAGCTTTGGGACGGGTGCAGCGGGCGGTGCAGCGCCTGCGAACCGCCGGATTCACTAAAGCGGGAGCCAGCGCGGGCGTGGCCTACCACCCCAGAGGCGCTGAGCCGCAAGACGCGGCGGCGCTCCTCGAATTGGCCGACAGCCGCATGTACGAAGCCAAGCGCCGCAAACGCGCAGTTCGGGCGAGCTGA
- a CDS encoding DUF4142 domain-containing protein yields the protein MKKILIFSVLIAAATSAQAASALSHTDTNFLNKAVMGNMFEIQASQLALTMTKAPADQTFAKQMISDHTKLGNDVRAAVAKVDANMMLPGSVSKAQQRMLNKLKKSGKNFDKLYKADMLSSHAKTITLFANYTASRHANPTIKAAAMNALPTIKMHHDEAKTLPKM from the coding sequence ATGAAAAAGATTCTGATTTTCAGCGTTTTAATCGCCGCTGCAACTTCTGCACAGGCTGCATCGGCACTGTCTCATACGGACACCAATTTCTTAAATAAAGCGGTCATGGGCAATATGTTTGAGATTCAGGCCTCGCAATTGGCCCTGACCATGACCAAAGCCCCTGCCGATCAAACTTTTGCCAAGCAAATGATCAGCGACCACACCAAACTGGGCAACGACGTTCGAGCGGCAGTCGCCAAAGTTGACGCCAACATGATGTTGCCGGGCAGCGTATCCAAAGCCCAACAGAGAATGCTGAACAAACTGAAGAAATCGGGCAAGAATTTTGACAAGCTCTACAAAGCCGATATGCTCAGCAGCCACGCCAAGACCATCACCTTATTTGCCAACTACACCGCCTCACGCCACGCCAATCCCACCATCAAAGCGGCCGCGATGAACGCTTTGCCCACCATCAAAATGCACCATGACGAAGCCAAAACATTGCCCAAAATGTAA
- a CDS encoding superoxide dismutase, with product MTYTLPPLPYAYDALEPYIDTRTMEIHHDKHHQAYVDNANKALEGSEMADLPVEELITKLDQVPADKKTALRNNAGGHANHSLFWTVLGKSGTQPSSELAQAIDDAFGSMEAFKEKLEDAAKTRFGSGWAWLVVQGGKLAVVSTANQDSPLMGEAVAGVSGTPILGVDVWEHAYYLNYQNKRPDYLKAFWSVVNWDEVSRRLTQAKA from the coding sequence ATGACCTATACTCTTCCCCCCCTGCCTTACGCTTACGACGCGCTGGAACCCTACATCGACACCCGCACCATGGAGATTCACCACGACAAGCACCACCAAGCCTACGTCGACAACGCCAACAAAGCCCTCGAAGGCAGCGAGATGGCCGATTTGCCTGTGGAAGAACTGATCACCAAGCTCGATCAGGTGCCCGCCGACAAAAAGACTGCCCTGCGCAACAACGCGGGCGGCCACGCTAACCACAGCCTCTTCTGGACGGTCTTGGGCAAATCGGGCACGCAGCCCAGCAGCGAACTCGCCCAGGCCATCGATGACGCTTTTGGCTCGATGGAAGCCTTCAAGGAAAAACTTGAAGACGCCGCCAAGACCCGCTTCGGCTCCGGCTGGGCGTGGCTGGTCGTGCAGGGCGGCAAATTGGCCGTCGTCAGCACCGCCAACCAAGACAGCCCGCTGATGGGCGAAGCGGTGGCGGGCGTTTCCGGCACCCCGATCTTGGGCGTGGATGTCTGGGAGCACGCTTACTACCTGAACTACCAAAACAAGCGTCCCGATTACCTCAAAGCCTTCTGGAGCGTCGTGAACTGGGACGAAGTCTCGCGCCGCCTTACACAGGCCAAAGCGTAA
- a CDS encoding RluA family pseudouridine synthase, which produces MSADPLTFTAVAGRLDAALSELSGVSRSQVAQLIASGQVLVDGQLAAKSSAKLRGGETLSLTLPPPRSAHVLPEDVTLEVLYEDDALVALNKPAGMTTHPAPGVTSGTLVNALLGRMKLPEQDDFDTEGGYRPGIVHRLDKDTSGVIVVAKTVAAHAALSESFKARETQKVYLAIVAGQWKAERVAEVDAPIGRHLIERQHMTVGGSNSRDAQTRFVPLAQHPDGHGRTLALVRCEPRTGRTHQLRVHLAHLGSPIVGDKVYGRASEVIGRQALHAWQLTIPHPTTGEELHLTAPPPEDLLSAWVALGGALPGELAN; this is translated from the coding sequence ATGTCTGCTGACCCCCTTACCTTTACTGCCGTCGCCGGACGCCTCGACGCGGCGCTTTCCGAGCTGTCGGGCGTATCCCGCTCGCAGGTGGCTCAACTCATCGCCTCAGGGCAAGTGCTGGTAGACGGCCAGCTCGCCGCCAAATCCAGTGCCAAGCTGCGCGGCGGCGAAACCCTGTCGCTGACCTTGCCGCCGCCGCGCAGCGCTCACGTCCTGCCGGAAGACGTGACTCTTGAAGTGCTCTACGAAGACGACGCCCTGGTCGCCCTTAACAAACCTGCCGGAATGACCACCCATCCGGCTCCCGGCGTCACGTCCGGCACCTTGGTCAATGCCCTCTTGGGCCGCATGAAGTTGCCGGAGCAAGACGATTTTGACACCGAAGGCGGCTACCGCCCCGGCATCGTCCACCGCCTCGATAAAGACACCAGCGGCGTGATCGTGGTGGCCAAGACGGTGGCGGCCCACGCGGCGCTCTCGGAGAGCTTCAAGGCCCGCGAAACCCAGAAGGTGTACTTGGCGATCGTGGCGGGCCAGTGGAAAGCCGAGCGGGTCGCTGAAGTGGACGCCCCGATTGGACGCCACCTGATCGAGCGCCAGCACATGACGGTGGGCGGCAGCAACTCGCGCGACGCCCAGACCCGTTTCGTGCCGCTCGCCCAGCATCCAGACGGACACGGCCGCACGCTGGCCCTGGTGCGCTGTGAGCCGCGTACCGGACGCACCCACCAATTGCGCGTCCACTTGGCTCACCTCGGCAGCCCGATTGTGGGCGACAAGGTGTATGGCCGCGCCAGCGAAGTGATCGGGCGGCAGGCCCTCCACGCTTGGCAACTGACCATTCCGCATCCCACCACTGGCGAAGAGTTGCACCTTACCGCGCCGCCGCCGGAAGACTTGCTGAGCGCTTGGGTGGCGCTGGGCGGCGCTTTGCCGGGCGAACTGGCAAACTGA
- a CDS encoding GNAT family N-acetyltransferase has product MIRSLQSSDGPDVVSLLSWMDGAPEREVFAPDARTPDDLALENSGKTCLVTADDLGSVTAFAALSPFQDGLLLEGPLSETPGNLPRLLGAALKHSDNQSVYAFAARDNVAVRGALEAAAFLPMHSTDFYRLSRGQLGAAAALTDGLLIDHSADTQTYRALYRAAEDTWSERLHWSEAQLLTHLHSPDVQISVLRRGGKALGFAETELDGDLARMTYLAVHPAERGQGHGKTLLMHAAKRAFERPEVRAVQVRAHDHEGPARTLYTRAGFLHSRSVVTYLLEPEGEEA; this is encoded by the coding sequence ATGATTCGCAGCTTGCAGTCCAGCGACGGCCCAGATGTGGTGAGCTTACTTTCTTGGATGGACGGCGCTCCAGAGCGCGAAGTCTTCGCTCCAGACGCCCGCACGCCCGACGATTTGGCGCTTGAAAACAGCGGCAAAACCTGTCTGGTGACCGCCGACGACCTCGGCAGCGTCACGGCGTTCGCGGCGCTGTCGCCGTTTCAAGACGGTCTCCTGCTCGAAGGCCCGCTTTCAGAGACGCCGGGCAATTTGCCCCGCCTGCTCGGCGCGGCTCTCAAACACAGCGACAACCAAAGCGTGTACGCGTTTGCCGCCCGCGACAACGTGGCGGTGCGCGGAGCGCTGGAAGCGGCGGCTTTTTTGCCGATGCATTCCACCGATTTTTACCGCTTGTCACGCGGTCAGCTTGGCGCGGCGGCGGCGCTGACAGACGGCCTGCTAATAGATCACAGCGCCGATACCCAAACCTACCGCGCCCTTTACCGCGCCGCCGAAGACACCTGGAGCGAGCGGCTGCACTGGAGCGAGGCGCAACTGCTGACCCACCTGCACTCGCCCGACGTGCAGATCAGCGTGCTCAGGCGCGGCGGCAAGGCGCTCGGCTTTGCCGAAACCGAACTCGACGGCGACCTCGCCCGCATGACCTACCTCGCCGTTCATCCCGCCGAGCGCGGACAGGGACACGGCAAAACCCTGCTGATGCACGCCGCGAAGCGGGCTTTTGAGCGCCCCGAAGTGCGGGCGGTGCAGGTGCGTGCCCACGACCACGAAGGGCCAGCCCGCACTTTGTACACCCGCGCCGGATTCCTGCACTCCCGCAGCGTGGTGACGTATTTGCTGGAACCGGAAGGCGAGGAAGCCTAG
- a CDS encoding transcription antitermination factor NusB: MTAASPNPAREVALRVLTRVLGGAYASAELDRELKRAHLAGRDSGLATQLVYGTLRHYRRLNAALTPLLQESTRDSTRAVLLAGAYEKFVLETPVHAVVNEYVDLARGGFGPPGLVNAVLRRLERLPNVSALPEWLEAELQDAYGSQARAVQESLLEPQPLWLRLTPEGVGALRGEGSEVEEGYGDVYRVSLSRPLGVTSAFKSGWAQPINPASFACVLALGEVEGVRVLDLAGGAGVKAAMLASRGAQVTSVDANEKKARPARQNMGRLHLKAEFLTADLTRTPSDLAPAQLVLLDAPCSGSGTLRAHPEIALRLTEQTVSELAELQAKLLRACAPLVAPGGTLVYSVCSISASEGPAQMQRFLADHPDFAPAPLPDLLVPVTERGAGVLTMMQGGIDGFYIARLQRR; this comes from the coding sequence ATGACTGCTGCTTCCCCCAATCCTGCCCGCGAGGTGGCCCTCCGGGTGCTGACCCGCGTGCTCGGCGGCGCTTACGCCTCCGCCGAGCTTGACCGTGAACTCAAACGCGCCCATTTGGCGGGCCGCGACTCGGGCCTGGCCACCCAACTGGTCTACGGCACCCTGCGCCACTACCGGCGGCTCAACGCCGCGCTGACACCGCTGCTTCAGGAAAGCACCCGCGACAGCACCCGCGCCGTGTTGCTGGCCGGAGCGTACGAAAAATTCGTGCTGGAAACGCCGGTTCACGCTGTGGTCAACGAGTACGTGGACTTGGCACGCGGCGGCTTCGGCCCGCCCGGACTGGTCAACGCGGTGCTGCGGCGCTTGGAGCGGCTACCCAATGTCTCGGCTTTGCCCGAATGGTTGGAAGCCGAGCTGCAGGACGCTTACGGTTCACAGGCGCGGGCGGTGCAGGAGAGCTTGCTCGAACCTCAACCGCTCTGGCTGCGGCTGACGCCTGAAGGTGTGGGTGCCCTGCGCGGCGAGGGCAGCGAAGTGGAAGAGGGTTACGGCGACGTTTACCGCGTCTCACTTTCACGGCCTCTGGGCGTCACCTCGGCGTTTAAGAGTGGCTGGGCGCAGCCTATCAATCCGGCGAGCTTCGCTTGTGTGCTGGCCCTCGGTGAAGTGGAGGGCGTGCGGGTGCTGGACTTGGCCGGCGGCGCGGGCGTTAAGGCGGCCATGCTGGCTTCCAGGGGCGCACAAGTCACCAGCGTCGATGCCAACGAGAAGAAGGCACGCCCAGCGCGGCAAAATATGGGTAGGCTGCACCTCAAAGCCGAGTTTTTGACCGCAGATTTGACTCGGACCCCTTCCGATCTGGCCCCCGCCCAACTGGTCTTGCTGGACGCGCCTTGCAGCGGCAGCGGCACCCTGCGTGCTCACCCCGAAATCGCTTTGCGCCTGACCGAGCAGACCGTTAGCGAACTGGCCGAGCTGCAAGCCAAGCTTCTCCGTGCCTGTGCGCCGCTGGTGGCACCGGGCGGCACACTCGTCTACAGCGTGTGCAGCATCAGTGCCTCCGAGGGGCCAGCGCAAATGCAGCGCTTCTTGGCCGATCATCCTGACTTCGCGCCCGCCCCGCTGCCGGACTTGCTGGTGCCCGTAACTGAGCGGGGTGCAGGCGTCCTGACCATGATGCAGGGCGGCATAGATGGCTTTTATATCGCCCGGTTGCAGCGGCGTTAA
- the sucD gene encoding succinate--CoA ligase subunit alpha → MSILVNKDTHVIVVGMTGREGANHTKAMREFGTKVVAGVTPGKGGQTHEGLPIYNSVGEAVSNHQVDASIIFVPPAGAADAVLESAHAGVPLVILITEGVPTVDMMKAVQEVKALDHASREEGGKGVRLIGGNCPGLISSGECKIGIMPNSIYAEKGRIGLISRSGTLTYEAGKLLQLAGLGTSTTVGIGGDPVIGTTFADVLPLFEADPDTDAIVVIGEIGGADEEAAAEYIKHNMKKPVVAFISGRSAPAGKRMGHAGAIIMGNVGTPESKLAAFKDANVPVADTMPEIIELVKKVLNK, encoded by the coding sequence ATGAGCATCCTCGTTAATAAAGATACCCACGTGATCGTCGTCGGCATGACCGGACGCGAGGGCGCAAACCACACCAAAGCCATGCGCGAATTCGGCACTAAAGTCGTGGCCGGCGTGACCCCCGGTAAGGGCGGACAGACCCACGAAGGCCTTCCCATCTACAACAGCGTGGGCGAGGCCGTCAGCAACCACCAGGTCGACGCCAGCATCATCTTCGTGCCGCCCGCCGGAGCCGCCGACGCGGTGCTGGAATCGGCCCACGCAGGCGTGCCACTGGTCATTTTGATCACCGAGGGCGTGCCCACCGTGGACATGATGAAAGCGGTGCAGGAAGTCAAGGCGCTCGATCACGCCAGCCGTGAAGAAGGCGGTAAAGGCGTGCGGCTCATCGGCGGCAACTGCCCCGGCCTGATCAGCAGCGGCGAGTGCAAAATCGGCATCATGCCCAACAGCATCTACGCCGAGAAGGGCCGAATTGGCCTGATCTCGCGCTCCGGCACGCTGACCTACGAAGCGGGCAAGCTGCTGCAACTGGCCGGACTCGGCACTTCCACCACCGTTGGCATCGGCGGCGACCCGGTGATCGGCACGACCTTTGCCGACGTGCTGCCCCTCTTTGAAGCCGACCCCGACACCGACGCCATCGTCGTTATCGGTGAGATCGGTGGAGCCGACGAGGAAGCCGCCGCCGAGTACATCAAGCACAACATGAAAAAGCCGGTCGTCGCGTTCATTTCGGGCCGCAGCGCCCCAGCCGGCAAGCGGATGGGCCACGCCGGAGCCATCATCATGGGCAACGTCGGCACGCCGGAAAGCAAGCTGGCCGCCTTTAAGGATGCCAATGTGCCGGTGGCCGACACCATGCCGGAGATCATCGAGCTGGTCAAGAAAGTGCTGAACAAGTAA
- the sucC gene encoding ADP-forming succinate--CoA ligase subunit beta — protein sequence MKLHEYQGKEILRQFGVNVQDGKVAYTPDEVRTIAREYGQPVVVKAQVHVGGRGKAGGVKFSPTIDKAFENAEKILGMDIKGLTVNKVLVTKAVDIDAGVEYYVGMIVDRNVQSFTLMASAEGGVEIEEVAAATPEKIIHHRVDPVTGLRPYEAREVAIKAGFKGNLNKIADMMVKMSKAALERDAVLVEINPLFIDADGTPLALDTKFEIDDNAMYRHQDLLSWRETEAEHPLEIEAAKYGFAYVKLDNGNVGVLGNGAGIVMTSLDVVNRAGAKPANFLDIGGGAKAEIVYNAVKLVSKDSDVKAIFINIFGGITRADEVAKGVIQALNEGILTKPVRMRIAGTAETEAKALLAEVNSPLIQMYPDMFQAAEAAAADANKADANTAGDKK from the coding sequence GTGAAACTTCACGAATACCAAGGCAAGGAAATTCTGCGTCAGTTCGGCGTCAACGTGCAGGACGGCAAAGTGGCCTACACCCCCGACGAAGTGCGCACGATTGCCCGCGAGTACGGCCAGCCGGTCGTGGTTAAGGCGCAAGTCCACGTTGGCGGGCGCGGTAAAGCCGGCGGCGTCAAGTTCAGCCCCACCATCGACAAGGCTTTTGAAAACGCCGAGAAGATTCTGGGCATGGACATCAAAGGCCTGACCGTCAACAAAGTGCTCGTCACCAAAGCGGTGGACATCGACGCGGGCGTGGAATACTACGTCGGCATGATTGTTGACCGCAACGTGCAGAGTTTCACCTTGATGGCTTCCGCCGAGGGCGGCGTGGAAATTGAAGAAGTCGCGGCGGCCACGCCCGAAAAGATCATTCACCACCGCGTCGATCCCGTGACGGGCCTGCGCCCTTACGAGGCCCGCGAAGTCGCCATCAAAGCCGGATTCAAGGGCAACCTCAACAAAATTGCCGACATGATGGTCAAAATGAGCAAGGCCGCTCTGGAGCGCGACGCCGTGTTGGTGGAAATCAACCCGCTGTTCATCGACGCCGACGGCACGCCCCTGGCGCTCGACACCAAGTTCGAGATCGACGACAACGCCATGTACCGCCACCAAGATTTACTGAGCTGGCGCGAAACCGAAGCCGAGCACCCCTTGGAAATCGAAGCGGCCAAGTACGGCTTTGCTTACGTCAAGCTGGATAACGGCAACGTGGGCGTGTTGGGCAACGGCGCAGGCATCGTGATGACTTCTCTGGACGTGGTCAACCGCGCCGGAGCCAAGCCCGCCAACTTCCTCGACATCGGCGGCGGCGCAAAAGCCGAGATCGTCTACAACGCCGTCAAACTGGTCAGCAAAGACAGCGACGTCAAAGCCATCTTCATCAACATTTTCGGCGGTATCACCCGCGCCGACGAAGTGGCCAAAGGCGTGATTCAGGCGCTGAACGAAGGCATTTTGACCAAGCCGGTACGCATGCGCATCGCCGGAACCGCCGAAACCGAAGCCAAAGCGCTGCTGGCCGAAGTCAACAGCCCCCTCATTCAGATGTACCCCGATATGTTCCAAGCCGCTGAAGCCGCTGCCGCCGATGCCAACAAAGCAGACGCCAACACTGCCGGAGACAAGAAATGA